The sequence GGATTAAGGCTCTGCACCAGTTCGATGACCTGACGCAGTTCGTCTTCCTTGAGCTTCATGCGGCGCATCAACTGGCTGTAGTCGCGGCTGCCCAGCAGGTCGATGTAATCGCTGACCAAGCGTTTCGCTTCAGCCAGCCAAGGTGTCTTGGCCGACAACTGGCGCAATTGCAGCAGCAGGCATTCGCCGAGGTTGCGCGCGCCGATGCCGGCCGGCTCGAACTGTTGAATGCGGTGCAGGACGGCTTCGATTTCGTCCAGTTCGATGTCCAGCTCCGGGTCGAACGCCTCAAGAATTTCTTCGAGGGTTTCGTCCAGGTAGCCCTGATTGTTGATGCAATCGATCAGGGTCACGGCGATCAGGCGATCGGTATCGGACATAGGTGCGAGATTCAGTTGCCACAGCAAATGGCTTTGCAGGCTCTCGCCGGCAGAGGTGCGGGTGGTGAAGTCCCACTCGTCATCATCGTTGCTGGGCAGGCTGCTGGCGCTGGTCTGGTAGACGTCTTCCCAGGCGGTATCGACCGGAAGCTCGTTGGGGATGCGCTCGTTCCATTCGCCGTCCTCGAGGTTGTCGACCGTCGGGGCGGTTTCCTGATAGGACGGTTCCTGGATCTCGGTGTTGGGCTTCTGTTCGGCGTTGTCAGCCATGGGGTCGGAATTATCGAAGTCTTCGCCTTCTTCCTGGCGTTCGAGCATCGGATTGGATTCCAGCGCCTCCTGGATTTCCTGTTGCAGATCCAGGGTCGACAATTGGAGCAGGCGGATGGCCTGTTGCAGCTGCGGTGTCATCGTCAGCTGCTGGCCCATTCTCAAGACTAGCGATGGTTTCATGGCAGGGGCTTAACACCTTATTCGCCGGCGCTATGCGCCATCCACTACAGGGCGCCGAGGCGCCAAACTTAAGCAAATTATATGCCTGAAACTGAAGTGTTTGCCTAGAGCGCTGTAACAATTAAAGCGGATTAAATCCTGCTTGAATCGATACAGCGCCCCGGCGGCGCACCGGGCACTGTTGCGCTTACAGGCGGAACTCGTGGCCCAGATACACTTCCTTGACCAGATCGTTGGCCAGGATGGTTTCTGCATCGCCTTCAGCGATCAGTTGACCATCGTTGACGATGTAAGCGGTTTCGCAGATGTCCAGCGTTTCACGGACGTTGTGGTCGGTGATCAGCACACCGATACCCTTGGCCTTGAGGTGGTGGATGATCTGCTTGATGTCGCCGACCGAAATCGGGTCGACACCGGCGAACGGTTCGTCGAGCAGGATGAATTTCGGTGCGGTCGCCAGTGCGCGAGCGATTTCCACCCGGCGGCGTTCACCACCGGAAAGGCTCATGCCGAGGTTGTCGCGGATGTGGCTGATGTGGAATTCCTGCAGCAGGCTTTCCAGCTCCTTGCGACGGCCGGCCTTGTCGAGTTCCTGGCGGGTCTCGAGGATGGCCATGATGTTATCGGCCACCGACAGTTTGCGGAAGATCGACGCTTCTTGCGGCAGATAGCCGATACCGGCCTTGGCGCGACCGTGCATTGGCTGATGGCTGACGTCCAGATCGTCGATCAGTACGCGGCCCTGATCGGCCTGTACCAGGCCGACGATCATGTAGAAGCACGTGGTCTTGCCGGCACCGTTCGGGCCGAGCAGGCCGACGATCTGGCCGCTGTCGATCGACAGGCTGACGTCACGCACGACCTGGCGGCTTTTATAGGCCTTGGCCAGGTGCTGAGCTTTCAGAGTTGCCATTACTGGGTTTTCTCGTCGGTTTTCTTCTTCGGCTGGATCACCATGTCGATGCGCGGACGCGCCTCGGTGACCTTGCTGCCGGTAGCGCGACCGGCGCTGGCCAGTTTCTTCACGGTGTCGTAGACGATTTTCTCGCCCTGAGTGACGTTGCCGTCTTTGTCGACGACCTTGGCCTTGTCGATCAGCACGACGCGGTTTTGCTGGGCGTGGTATTGAATCGTCACGCCGTAGCCTTGAACCGGTTTGGTGTCGCCCTGGGTTTGCAGCTGCTCGAAGTAAGCCAGGTTGCCCACGGAGGTCACTACGTCGATATCGCCATTCGGCGCGCGAGTCATGGTGACCGTGTTGCCTTTAACGATCATCGAGCCCTGGGTGATGATCACATCACCTTTATAGGTAGCGATGCCGTTCTTGTCATCCAGTTGGGCGTCGTCGGCCTGAATGCGGATAGGTTGCTGCTGATCGTTCGGCAGAGCCCAGGCGCTCACGCTTCCCAGTGCTGCGCCCAGACTGAGCAAAATAGGGAGGGTTTTAACGAGCCTCATACTGTCCTCTTACGTTCGATAGCAGGTGTATCCTGCTTTCCTTCAGGTACGCTTTCATTCCAACGCCAGTCGATACACCGCCAGCGCCGTCGATTCTAACGGGTTGCTCGGTCTGCGCATATTCCTGCTGCGGGAACACGGTCATGCGCGTGGAAGTGATCAGGATGTCACGCTTCTTTTCGTCGGTGCGCGCAACGCGTACCGAATCGATCAGCTCGACTTCGGTGCCGCCTGAGTTCACTTCGCCGCGCTCACTGGTCACGTGCCACGGGAAGTCCGTTCCGCGGTACATGTTCAGATCGGGTTTGGTCACCAGCGTGACGTCGGTTGCCTTTACGTGCTCGGCCTTTTCCGACGTCATTTCATACTGCACCTTGCCATCCGGCAGGTATTGCAGGGTGTGCGTGTTGGTCGCATACCAGTCGATAGGCGTTTCCACCGAGGTGACCGGTGGTTTGTCGAGAAAGCGTTCCGGGCTGATATTCCAATAGCCGACCGCGGCGAAAATCGCAGCGATGCAGCCGAACAGCAGGAAGTTACGAAATTTTTTGCTGAACATGGTTTGGCTCACAGGTACGCGGCGTTGGCCGCATCGAGGCGGCCCTGGGCGCGCAGGATCAATTCGCAGAATTCGCGGGCGGCGCCTTCACCACCGCGAGCGCGGGTCACGCCATGGGCGTGTTCGCGGACGAAGTCGGCGGCGTTGGCCACGGCCATGCCTAAACCTACGCGACGAATCACCGGCAGATCGGGCAGGTCGTCACCGAGATAGGCAACCTCTTCATAGCTTAGGCCCAGTTGCTCGAGAAGACCGTCGAGAACGACCAATTTGTCTTCGCGCCCCTGAAACAGGTGGGGGATGCCGAGGTTTTTCGCGCGACGCTCGACCACCGGGGTCTTGCGACCGCTGATGATAGCGGTCTGCACGCCGGCGTTCATCAGCATCTTGATGCCCTGGCCATCGAGGGTATTGAAGGTCTTGAACTCACTGCCGTCTTCGAGGAAGTACAGGCGCCCGTCGGTGAGAACGCCGTCGACGTCGAAAACCGCCAGTTTGATCGCTTTGCCGCGTTGCAGCAGATCGTTACTCATTACATGACTCCTGCGCGCAGCAGATCGGAGAGGTTGAAGGCGCCGACCGGGCGATCTTCCTCGTCTACGACTACCAATGCGTTGATTCGGTGGTCTTCCATGATTTTCAGGGCCTCGGCGGCCAGCATTTCCGGCCGGGCAGTCTTGCCGTGAGCGGTCATTACCTGATCGATGGTGGCGCTGCGAATGTCGATGCTGCGATCCAGCGTGCGGCGCAGATCGCCGTCCGTGAAGATCCCGGCGAGTTTGCCGTCAGTTTCAAGAATGACGGTCATGCCCAGACCTTTACGGGTCATTTCCATCAGTGCGTCCTTGAGCAGCGTGCCGCGCTGTACTTGCGGCAACTCCTGACCGGCATGCATGACGTTTTCCACTTTCAGCAACAGGCGACGGCCAAGGGCGCCACCCGGATGAGAAAAGGCGAAGTCTTCGGCAGTGAAACCGCGCGCCTCCAGCAACGCTACGGCCAGCGCATCACCCATGACCAGCGCTGCGGTGGTCGAGGAGGTCGGCGCCAGATTCAGCGGGCAGGCCTCATGTTCGACATGAACATTGAGATTGACCTCGGCAGCCTTGGCCAGCGGCGATAGCGGGTTGCCGGTGACGCTGATCAGCTGGATACCCA comes from Pseudomonas sp. RU47 and encodes:
- a CDS encoding RNA polymerase factor sigma-54 — its product is MKPSLVLRMGQQLTMTPQLQQAIRLLQLSTLDLQQEIQEALESNPMLERQEEGEDFDNSDPMADNAEQKPNTEIQEPSYQETAPTVDNLEDGEWNERIPNELPVDTAWEDVYQTSASSLPSNDDDEWDFTTRTSAGESLQSHLLWQLNLAPMSDTDRLIAVTLIDCINNQGYLDETLEEILEAFDPELDIELDEIEAVLHRIQQFEPAGIGARNLGECLLLQLRQLSAKTPWLAEAKRLVSDYIDLLGSRDYSQLMRRMKLKEDELRQVIELVQSLNPRPGSQIESTEAEYVVPDVIVRKDNERWLVELNQESVPRLRVNAQYAGFVRRADTSADNTFMRNQLQEARWFIKSLQSRNETLMKVATQIVEHQRGFLEYGDEAMKPLVLHDIAEAVGMHESTISRVTTQKFMHTPRGIYELKYFFSSHVSTSEGGECSSTAIRAIIKKLVAAENQKKPLSDSKIAGLLEAQGIQVARRTVAKYRESLGIAPSSERKRLM
- the lptC gene encoding LPS export ABC transporter periplasmic protein LptC, giving the protein MFSKKFRNFLLFGCIAAIFAAVGYWNISPERFLDKPPVTSVETPIDWYATNTHTLQYLPDGKVQYEMTSEKAEHVKATDVTLVTKPDLNMYRGTDFPWHVTSERGEVNSGGTEVELIDSVRVARTDEKKRDILITSTRMTVFPQQEYAQTEQPVRIDGAGGVSTGVGMKAYLKESRIHLLSNVRGQYEAR
- the lptA gene encoding lipopolysaccharide transport periplasmic protein LptA; this translates as MRLVKTLPILLSLGAALGSVSAWALPNDQQQPIRIQADDAQLDDKNGIATYKGDVIITQGSMIVKGNTVTMTRAPNGDIDVVTSVGNLAYFEQLQTQGDTKPVQGYGVTIQYHAQQNRVVLIDKAKVVDKDGNVTQGEKIVYDTVKKLASAGRATGSKVTEARPRIDMVIQPKKKTDEKTQ
- a CDS encoding KdsC family phosphatase, with amino-acid sequence MSNDLLQRGKAIKLAVFDVDGVLTDGRLYFLEDGSEFKTFNTLDGQGIKMLMNAGVQTAIISGRKTPVVERRAKNLGIPHLFQGREDKLVVLDGLLEQLGLSYEEVAYLGDDLPDLPVIRRVGLGMAVANAADFVREHAHGVTRARGGEGAAREFCELILRAQGRLDAANAAYL
- the lptB gene encoding LPS export ABC transporter ATP-binding protein; amino-acid sequence: MATLKAQHLAKAYKSRQVVRDVSLSIDSGQIVGLLGPNGAGKTTCFYMIVGLVQADQGRVLIDDLDVSHQPMHGRAKAGIGYLPQEASIFRKLSVADNIMAILETRQELDKAGRRKELESLLQEFHISHIRDNLGMSLSGGERRRVEIARALATAPKFILLDEPFAGVDPISVGDIKQIIHHLKAKGIGVLITDHNVRETLDICETAYIVNDGQLIAEGDAETILANDLVKEVYLGHEFRL
- a CDS encoding KpsF/GutQ family sugar-phosphate isomerase, with protein sequence MSQSSDLIQSAQRTIQLEVEAVQGLLPHIDADFVRACEMILASKGRVVVVGMGKSGHIGNKIAATLASTGTPAFFVHPAEASHGDMGMITRDDVILALSNSGSTNEIVTLLPLIKRLGIQLISVTGNPLSPLAKAAEVNLNVHVEHEACPLNLAPTSSTTAALVMGDALAVALLEARGFTAEDFAFSHPGGALGRRLLLKVENVMHAGQELPQVQRGTLLKDALMEMTRKGLGMTVILETDGKLAGIFTDGDLRRTLDRSIDIRSATIDQVMTAHGKTARPEMLAAEALKIMEDHRINALVVVDEEDRPVGAFNLSDLLRAGVM